AGGGCTGGGAGGACATGGCGGAAAACGGAGCGGCGTTTCTGTCGATCATCGCTTCCAACCCCGATTTGCTCAGCGGCATCGACCCGCAGCGGATCGCGAACGCGAATAAAACCGCAGGCCAGGCGCTGCAAAAATACCGCAGCTATCTGATGGCGGACAAAAACAGCTGGTCGGTGATCGCGGTGCCTTCTCCCGCCTGGGCGGCCAAGGTGTTTCCCGACGTCGCGGAAAGCGAAAGGGAAAACGCCTTGTGGGACGCGATCTTCGCAGCTACGCGGATCAATATGGAAGATCCGGTGCGTGCCTGGAAGGAGCATACGCAAAATCTCGACGCCAAAGCGGACTTCCTGAACGCGAAAAAATACCGCATGCTTCGTTACCGCGGCCCCGGCACCGATCTGACCGTCGAGCTGCCGCAGGGGCACATATGGGTGAGCGGCGGCAGCGTCAATGCGCAGGGAACCGCCTTTGTCGCAAATATGCCGACGGAGGAAGTGTTCACCGCTCCGCAGAAGGACGGGGTGAACGGGACCGTGCGCAGCACGAAGCCGCTGAGCTACGGCGGTCGGCTCATTCAGGATTTTTCGCTGACGTTTGAAAAAGGGAAAATCGTGAACATCTCCGCCGCCGAAGGGCTTGAGGTGCTGCAGCGGCTGGTCGGAACGGATGAAGGGGCGGCTTACCTCGGGGAGGTGGCGCTCGTTCCGCACCGTTCCCCGATCTCCGATACGCAAATCGTCTTCTTCAATACGCTGTTCGACGAAAATGCGTCCAGCCACCTCGCGATCGGGAACGCCTACGCGTTCTGCCTTGAAGGCGGCAAGGAAATGGCGCAGCAGGAGCTTGCAGAGCGAGGGCTCAACTCGAGCATCGTACACGTCGATTTCATGATCGGCTCAGCCGAAATGGATATTGACGGCGTGACGGCGGACGGCACAGAAGAAGCGCTGTTCCGCCAAGGCAACTGGGCGATTTAAGGCGTAGAGGTTGCATGGCTCTCGAAAGTCCGCAATATAGATGAGTGAACGGAGTGTTAGCGGAACAGTGTTTTTCCGCCAACGCTCCGTTTTTTTATTGCTTAGGAGCTTAGGAAATTATGCTGGGCTAATTTTTGCGGATAACCGGGGGCTCCCCCAAAAGTACCAGGAATAGGCTGCAAAGGTTCACGCCACTTTTGGGGGATTTGTTCCCTTTTTGGAATGGATCGCTTGCAGCCGCCGAATTTGGCTCCGGGTATGGTCAACCCCGGCGATCCGCTTTATAATTAGCTTATTCGACCAGGAATCAGGTGACTTCAAACATGATCGTCTATATCATCTATGTTGTGAGCGCTATCAACCAGCTGATCGTCTCGGGGACGAAGCCGGTCGTATCGCTGTACGCGACGAAGCTTGGGGCGACGCCTGCGGAAATCGGCATCATCGTATCGGTATTTGCTTTTTTGCCGGCGCTGCTGGCCATTCATATCGGCAGGTGGATCGATCTCTACGGCATCCGCAGACTGGTCTCGCTCGGCGGGGCGGGTCTCTTTTTGTCGCTTGTCGCGCCGATCGTTTATCCGCATTTCATCACCTTTGTATTTTCCCAGGCGCTTATGGGTGTGGCTTTTACGTTCCAGGTCGTCGCGCTGCAAAAGCGGATCGGAGTCACGGGCGACATCGAGAAAAGAATCGCTACGTTCAGCCTTGTCGCCTCGCTTGGAGCCATGGCGGGTCCTGCGATGAGCACCTTTTTGTACGAGCATTACAGCTTTATGGTTTCGTATGCGGTGAACAGCGTTTTGATGCTCATAGGCATGGTGATCGTCCGGCTCGTATCGCTGGAAAAATGGGAGCTTGCCGGCGGAGCGGCGGAGTCGCACAGCTCCCCGGACGCGGCAGGCGGCAGCGTGTGGAGCATGCTGAAGCAGCGCGATTTGCGCAATGCGGTCATCATCAGCGGGCTGATGCTGTCGAACCGGGAAATATTCGCCGCTTATTTTCCACTGCTCGGCGAGAAATTGAACCTGAGCCCGA
The window above is part of the Paenibacillus hamazuiensis genome. Proteins encoded here:
- a CDS encoding aminopeptidase, whose product is MTDFMEKLERYAALAVQVGVNVQKGQTLVVTAPLSAAPFVRIVTRKAYEAGAKNVHIEWNDDDITRIKYELAPDEAFLEYPQWRAKGWEDMAENGAAFLSIIASNPDLLSGIDPQRIANANKTAGQALQKYRSYLMADKNSWSVIAVPSPAWAAKVFPDVAESERENALWDAIFAATRINMEDPVRAWKEHTQNLDAKADFLNAKKYRMLRYRGPGTDLTVELPQGHIWVSGGSVNAQGTAFVANMPTEEVFTAPQKDGVNGTVRSTKPLSYGGRLIQDFSLTFEKGKIVNISAAEGLEVLQRLVGTDEGAAYLGEVALVPHRSPISDTQIVFFNTLFDENASSHLAIGNAYAFCLEGGKEMAQQELAERGLNSSIVHVDFMIGSAEMDIDGVTADGTEEALFRQGNWAI
- a CDS encoding MFS transporter, translating into MIVYIIYVVSAINQLIVSGTKPVVSLYATKLGATPAEIGIIVSVFAFLPALLAIHIGRWIDLYGIRRLVSLGGAGLFLSLVAPIVYPHFITFVFSQALMGVAFTFQVVALQKRIGVTGDIEKRIATFSLVASLGAMAGPAMSTFLYEHYSFMVSYAVNSVLMLIGMVIVRLVSLEKWELAGGAAESHSSPDAAGGSVWSMLKQRDLRNAVIISGLMLSNREIFAAYFPLLGEKLNLSPTQIGIILSLMGAASMAIRMTQPVLVRRFGRMNVLTWALYISGVIYLLTPSIPLAVVLTILICILGAGLGLGQPLSLSYTIQVSPLERRGEVLGMRITFNRVSQLVVPLLFGSIGGVAGVTAIFWASGLLLLFGGVMTRAKPAAASET